In uncultured Methanobrevibacter sp., a genomic segment contains:
- a CDS encoding transposase: MNRNQHSVYILTYHLVLVIKYRRKVINEDIFDSFRVIFKNIGFKYGIVVKE, encoded by the coding sequence TTGAATAGGAATCAACATTCAGTATACATATTAACCTATCACTTGGTATTGGTAATTAAATATCGTAGAAAGGTTATTAATGAGGATATTTTTGATTCATTTAGGGTTATTTTTAAAAATATTGGCTTTAAATATGGTATTGTAGTTAAAGAA